A genomic window from Ignavibacteria bacterium includes:
- a CDS encoding thioredoxin fold domain-containing protein, whose protein sequence is MKKAALLIALFFISTTAFSQIDFKKGSVSEVLAMAKAENKIVMVDVLTEWCKWCIELDNKVYAKKEVSDFANANLISYKIDAEKGEGVDFAKKYQIKGYPSILFLDGDGNEIDRIYGYVPAKDFLEMMQDYNKGVNTFSYLKAEVEKNPSNIDASLKLADKYSMYSETDKAKELLNKIVEMDGSNAGGKTDDAKFRLILFTEKDEKAKQLESFIKDNPNSDQLKDAYVALSEAYYYELSDMPSADKWFKETLTKYPNDDAVNSSYGQYMNQVAVGFADKGTGPEDYNKGLGFIETALKYVAGSVNEASSFYIQSKLYFNLKEYSKALESVDKALKIFDRKLYREHKAKVEQQLSQK, encoded by the coding sequence ATGAAAAAAGCAGCATTACTTATTGCCCTCTTTTTTATCAGCACCACAGCATTTTCACAGATCGACTTCAAAAAAGGTTCGGTTTCAGAAGTGCTTGCTATGGCTAAAGCCGAAAACAAAATTGTTATGGTTGATGTATTAACAGAATGGTGTAAATGGTGCATCGAGCTCGATAACAAAGTTTATGCGAAAAAAGAAGTATCAGATTTTGCCAATGCAAACCTGATAAGCTACAAGATAGATGCTGAAAAAGGTGAAGGTGTGGATTTTGCGAAAAAATACCAGATTAAAGGCTACCCCTCGATTCTTTTCCTCGATGGTGACGGCAATGAAATTGACAGAATTTACGGTTATGTTCCGGCTAAAGATTTTCTTGAAATGATGCAGGATTACAATAAAGGGGTCAACACTTTTTCATACCTGAAAGCTGAAGTTGAAAAAAACCCTTCTAATATTGATGCTTCTTTAAAGCTTGCTGATAAATATTCAATGTACAGCGAAACTGACAAAGCCAAGGAACTATTGAATAAAATAGTAGAAATGGATGGCTCTAATGCAGGCGGTAAGACTGACGATGCAAAATTCAGGTTAATACTTTTTACAGAAAAGGATGAAAAAGCAAAACAGCTTGAATCATTTATAAAAGATAATCCAAATAGCGACCAGTTAAAAGACGCTTACGTTGCACTTTCAGAAGCATATTATTATGAATTAAGTGATATGCCTTCGGCAGATAAATGGTTCAAAGAAACATTGACCAAATACCCGAATGATGATGCTGTTAATTCAAGTTATGGACAGTATATGAACCAGGTTGCAGTTGGATTTGCCGATAAAGGTACCGGTCCCGAAGACTATAATAAAGGATTAGGCTTCATAGAAACCGCATTAAAGTATGTTGCAGGTTCAGTGAATGAAGCGAGTTCATTTTATATCCAGTCTAAGCTGTATTTTAATCTGAAAGAATATTCAAAAGCGCTGGAATCAGTTGATAAAGCATTGAAGATATTTGACAGGAAGCTGTACAGAGAACATAAAGCCAAGGTAGAACAGCAGTTAAGCCAAAAATAA
- the purS gene encoding phosphoribosylformylglycinamidine synthase subunit PurS, producing MYSAKIKVTLRKSILDPQGKAVEHSLQSLGFNNILDTRIGKYVELKIDTKSDEEARIVTDEVCKKLLANQVMEDYEFEVVSINGN from the coding sequence TTGTATTCAGCAAAAATTAAAGTAACACTTCGTAAATCAATTTTAGACCCGCAGGGGAAGGCAGTTGAGCACTCTCTTCAAAGCCTTGGCTTCAATAATATACTAGATACGAGAATAGGGAAGTACGTTGAGCTAAAGATCGATACAAAATCTGATGAAGAAGCAAGGATTGTTACAGATGAAGTATGCAAAAAGCTTCTGGCTAACCAGGTTATGGAAGATTACGAGTTTGAAGTAGTTAGTATTAACGGAAATTAA
- the purQ gene encoding phosphoribosylformylglycinamidine synthase subunit PurQ yields the protein MSKAKFGVVVFPGSNCDHDAYNTLKHILNQDTEFLWHKESSIGNRNVIIVPGGFSYGDYLRCGAIARFSPIMKDVVRHASSGGVVIGICNGFQILCESGLLPGALIRNQSLKFVCKNVTLNIENKNTIFTSSYNGNENVMPGKMVVPVAHGDGNYICDSDTLKSLNDNSQVVFRYEENPNGAIDNIAGIINKQGNVLGMMPHPERASESLVGGSDGRYLFESVINSLN from the coding sequence ATGAGTAAGGCTAAATTCGGTGTAGTGGTTTTTCCCGGTTCAAACTGTGATCATGATGCTTACAATACGTTAAAGCACATTCTGAACCAGGATACTGAATTTTTGTGGCATAAAGAAAGCTCTATAGGCAACAGAAATGTAATAATTGTACCGGGCGGATTTTCTTATGGAGATTACCTGCGCTGCGGAGCAATAGCGAGGTTTTCGCCTATTATGAAAGATGTTGTAAGGCATGCTTCAAGCGGTGGGGTTGTGATCGGAATTTGTAATGGATTCCAGATCCTATGCGAATCCGGCCTTTTGCCCGGAGCATTAATAAGGAATCAAAGCCTGAAATTTGTATGCAAAAATGTTACATTGAATATAGAAAACAAAAACACCATTTTTACCAGTTCTTATAACGGTAACGAGAATGTAATGCCGGGTAAAATGGTTGTACCTGTTGCACATGGCGATGGTAATTATATTTGCGATAGTGATACACTGAAATCTCTGAATGATAATTCACAGGTAGTTTTCAGGTATGAAGAAAATCCCAATGGCGCAATTGATAATATTGCGGGGATAATAAATAAGCAGGGAAATGTATTGGGAATGATGCCTCACCCTGAACGTGCAAGCGAATCTTTGGTGGGCGGAAGTGACGGCAGGTATTTATTTGAGAGTGTTATTAATTCTTTAAATTAA
- a CDS encoding twin-arginine translocase TatA/TatE family subunit, whose translation MFGLGPQEIILICIVILVLFGAKKIPDLMSGLGKGMREFKKASRDIESEINNAASDEKKSS comes from the coding sequence ATGTTTGGATTAGGTCCGCAGGAAATAATTTTAATCTGCATCGTTATCCTGGTGCTGTTTGGAGCCAAAAAGATACCTGATCTTATGTCAGGCCTCGGAAAAGGTATGAGGGAGTTCAAAAAAGCTTCCCGTGATATTGAATCAGAGATCAACAATGCAGCCTCTGATGAGAAAAAGTCGAGCTGA
- the gatA gene encoding Asp-tRNA(Asn)/Glu-tRNA(Gln) amidotransferase subunit GatA — MYNDYAALRNELVSGKVTCKEIVEYYLGNIDKGKHLNAFLLVFKEEALKRAEEIDAKLKAGTAGKLAGMVIAVKDVLSLKGHKLTCSSKILENFEALYTATSVQRLIDEDAIIIGKTNCDEFAMGSSNENSAYGSVLNPIDNSRVPGGSSGGSAAAVAADMCMVSLGTDTGGSIRQPAAFCGIAGLKTTYGRISRYGLTAFASSFDSVGPFSGNIYNAALVLEVMAGKDKHDSTSVEHSVDSYSAELSNINPAKVTIGIVEDLDEEGLQDEIKDSMSRAIEFLKVKGCKIVNVKLPNLRYSIQAYYILTTAEASSNLARYDGARYGVRAKDSALEDMYVNSRSTGFGPEVKRRIMLGTYVLSHGYYDAYYKKAQKVRRLIKEDFKNAFEKVDFILTPTTPTTAFKLGEKTNDPLAMYLNDIYTTSSNLSGNPALSVPFGNDKTGLPVGLQVIGKDFDEAGILKLGNLLMNSK, encoded by the coding sequence ATGTATAATGATTACGCTGCTCTGAGGAATGAACTTGTATCAGGCAAAGTTACCTGTAAAGAAATTGTAGAATATTACCTGGGTAATATTGATAAAGGAAAGCATCTGAATGCTTTCCTTTTGGTATTTAAAGAAGAAGCGTTAAAACGCGCTGAAGAAATAGACGCGAAGCTTAAGGCAGGAACTGCCGGCAAACTTGCAGGAATGGTCATAGCTGTTAAAGATGTATTATCATTAAAAGGCCACAAGCTTACATGTTCATCAAAGATCCTGGAAAATTTTGAAGCATTATATACGGCAACTTCTGTACAGAGATTAATTGATGAAGACGCTATAATAATCGGTAAAACCAATTGTGATGAATTCGCAATGGGTTCATCCAATGAAAATTCGGCTTACGGCAGTGTACTGAATCCAATTGATAATTCCAGGGTTCCCGGAGGTTCATCCGGCGGCAGCGCCGCTGCTGTTGCTGCAGATATGTGTATGGTATCTCTTGGGACTGATACAGGAGGCTCAATTCGCCAGCCTGCTGCCTTTTGCGGGATAGCCGGCTTAAAGACAACTTACGGCAGAATTTCAAGGTATGGATTAACTGCTTTTGCATCGTCATTCGATTCCGTAGGTCCTTTTTCCGGGAATATTTATAATGCAGCACTTGTGCTTGAAGTAATGGCAGGAAAAGATAAGCATGACTCAACTTCAGTTGAACATTCTGTAGATTCCTATTCTGCAGAACTGAGTAATATAAATCCCGCTAAAGTTACAATCGGTATTGTTGAAGATCTTGATGAAGAAGGGCTTCAGGATGAAATTAAAGATTCCATGAGCCGCGCTATTGAATTCCTTAAAGTCAAAGGTTGTAAAATAGTCAATGTAAAGCTGCCGAATTTACGATATTCCATTCAGGCTTATTATATCTTAACCACTGCAGAAGCTTCAAGTAATCTAGCCAGGTATGACGGCGCAAGATACGGAGTGAGGGCAAAAGATTCTGCTCTAGAAGATATGTATGTTAACTCAAGGTCAACCGGTTTTGGACCCGAAGTGAAAAGAAGGATAATGCTCGGAACTTATGTGCTTTCACACGGATACTATGATGCTTACTATAAAAAAGCACAAAAAGTACGCCGGCTTATAAAAGAAGATTTCAAAAATGCTTTTGAGAAAGTTGATTTCATATTAACACCAACAACACCTACAACAGCTTTTAAGCTTGGCGAAAAGACCAATGACCCATTAGCTATGTATCTTAATGATATTTATACAACTTCTTCGAATTTATCCGGTAATCCTGCCTTAAGCGTCCCATTCGGAAATGATAAAACAGGTCTGCCTGTAGGTCTGCAGGTAATTGGAAAAGATTTTGATGAAGCAGGGATTTTAAAGCTGGGAAATTTATTAATGAACAGTAAATAA
- a CDS encoding NAD(P)H-dependent oxidoreductase produces the protein MKKINIVCLGGSMEKSSSTLAVLNYAAENLKKLGANVYVADIRSLALPLFSYKTLMTIKNRNFLRLIGKIKEADGFLFASPEYHGTVSSAFKNVIDYLEVLAEENPPYLSLKPVGCISLGGAENAGYATLNTMVNIVHNLRGVAAPNSLAIGYGSSLFDKNGNLKNEPVIKRLKRLTNELYILAERLRN, from the coding sequence ATGAAAAAAATCAACATTGTATGTCTGGGCGGCAGTATGGAAAAGAGCTCATCAACTCTGGCTGTACTGAATTATGCTGCTGAAAACCTGAAAAAACTGGGAGCTAACGTTTATGTTGCAGATATCAGGTCATTAGCCCTGCCTTTATTCAGCTATAAAACATTAATGACTATCAAGAACAGAAATTTCCTGCGGTTAATTGGTAAAATCAAAGAGGCAGACGGTTTTTTGTTTGCTTCACCAGAATACCACGGAACAGTTAGCTCTGCATTTAAAAATGTCATAGATTACCTTGAGGTTCTGGCTGAAGAAAATCCTCCTTATCTGAGCTTAAAGCCTGTAGGTTGTATTTCATTGGGAGGGGCTGAAAATGCCGGTTACGCTACATTAAATACTATGGTAAACATTGTGCATAACCTCAGAGGGGTTGCAGCGCCAAACAGCCTTGCTATCGGTTACGGGAGCTCATTGTTTGATAAAAACGGAAATCTCAAAAATGAACCTGTTATTAAAAGGCTTAAAAGGCTTACAAATGAATTATACATTTTAGCAGAAAGATTAAGAAATTAA
- a CDS encoding arsenate reductase ArsC has translation MKAKILVLCTGNSCRSQMAEGILKVMYPDFEIFSAGTRPEKNVNPYAIEVMKEIGIDISGHYPKNADQFKGMDFEYVITVCDNAKEICPVFTGNVKHRLHKGFEDPFNATGSDDEKKAVYRKVRDEIKSAFKDLFKD, from the coding sequence ATGAAAGCTAAAATACTGGTTTTATGCACCGGCAATTCATGCCGCTCACAAATGGCTGAGGGAATATTGAAAGTGATGTACCCTGATTTTGAGATATTTTCAGCGGGTACAAGGCCTGAGAAAAATGTGAATCCTTATGCAATAGAAGTAATGAAAGAAATTGGAATAGATATTTCAGGGCATTACCCAAAAAATGCCGATCAATTTAAAGGGATGGATTTTGAATACGTTATCACAGTATGTGATAATGCTAAAGAAATATGTCCGGTGTTTACAGGTAATGTAAAACACAGGCTGCACAAAGGTTTTGAAGATCCGTTCAATGCAACCGGAAGTGATGATGAGAAAAAGGCGGTTTACAGAAAAGTCAGGGATGAAATTAAGAGTGCTTTTAAAGATTTATTCAAAGATTAA
- a CDS encoding PAS domain S-box protein, whose translation MNYTDNNHNIIVKDRFRELIEGLNVITYVFDLTLRRFTYISRMAESILGYPKNDWFKPGFWYEHLHHDDMSWASEFSKYHISQNKDHEFEYRVIASNGNVKWFKDIVSISYENNIPVSLFGVLIDMTDRKQTEQELLENKERYKTLVEQQTEMITRWKPDGTFTYVNDVYCNYFHKTREELIGKRYIPQMPVEDLERFSKFFVSLDKNNTVGQFTHRVIRPDGEIRWLRWTDTAILDNEGNISEYQTVGRDITARKRAEVALKESEQQLQSIFDNAPIGMALTDLSKSFLKVNKAYCDITGYSKKELLTMTFEDITHPDDIMIDDNYFNKALNGDSSNFHFEKRYIHKNGNIIYVELRLNVLRDTSGKPFQQIAQVVDITDRIEAEKKLAQTQARLTAVLNNLPNVTIYEYGDNVNFVSENIMDILGYPAEKFMENDSLFSELMLEDDIVAYDNKVAEWKKLGAAGVVSNEIRVRNKNNEVVWLEDHMFEVRPVSGKPYYSGIMIDITEQKKTQLKMLETETKLSAILKNLPKVVIYQSGLGKDFISDNIWDMIGYSPAEVLENKYFFGSIMYEEDLPAVKKALSNWHKNHDDGILNMEFRVKKKNGEFIWIEDHMFRVKVNEKESYLSGILIDITERKIAEQNISRSLKEKELLLKEIHHRVKNNLQVVSSLLKLQSSYVKDERSLDLLVDSQNRIRSMALVHQKLYQSKDFSEVDFSEYLKQLTEHLFHVFKSRQGDIGVVIDAVDINLSIDLAIPCGLILNELISNSLKYAFPGNNKGKINISFGKNEGKYEIILSDNGIGFPKELDYRKTKSLGLQLVNTLVGQIDGTISMENTAGTTFKITF comes from the coding sequence TTGAACTATACAGATAACAATCATAATATAATAGTAAAAGACCGTTTCAGGGAGCTGATCGAAGGACTGAATGTTATCACATATGTTTTTGATCTGACTTTAAGAAGATTTACTTATATCAGCAGAATGGCAGAATCAATTCTGGGTTACCCGAAAAATGACTGGTTCAAACCCGGATTTTGGTATGAACATCTTCATCATGATGACATGAGCTGGGCTTCTGAATTCAGTAAATATCACATATCGCAGAACAAAGACCATGAGTTTGAATACAGGGTAATTGCTTCAAACGGAAATGTTAAATGGTTCAAAGATATTGTTTCAATTTCATATGAAAATAATATTCCGGTATCGCTCTTCGGTGTATTAATTGATATGACAGACAGGAAGCAGACCGAACAGGAGCTTCTGGAAAACAAAGAACGCTATAAAACCCTTGTAGAACAGCAAACAGAAATGATAACCAGGTGGAAGCCGGACGGAACCTTTACATATGTTAATGATGTATACTGTAATTATTTTCATAAAACCCGTGAAGAGCTGATTGGGAAAAGATACATTCCGCAAATGCCTGTAGAAGATCTAGAACGCTTTTCGAAGTTTTTTGTTTCACTTGATAAAAATAATACTGTTGGGCAGTTCACACACCGCGTTATAAGGCCTGATGGAGAAATCCGCTGGCTAAGATGGACAGATACTGCTATACTTGATAATGAGGGTAATATTTCTGAATACCAGACAGTCGGCAGGGATATAACTGCCCGTAAAAGAGCAGAAGTTGCGCTTAAAGAAAGTGAGCAGCAGCTGCAGTCTATTTTTGATAATGCCCCGATTGGCATGGCTTTAACTGACCTGAGCAAAAGTTTTTTAAAGGTAAATAAAGCATACTGCGATATCACAGGATATTCTAAAAAAGAGCTTTTGACAATGACATTTGAAGATATTACGCATCCAGATGATATAATGATAGATGATAATTATTTCAATAAAGCATTAAACGGGGATAGCTCTAACTTTCATTTCGAAAAAAGATATATTCATAAAAACGGCAATATTATTTATGTTGAGCTGAGACTGAATGTTTTAAGGGATACTTCAGGCAAGCCATTTCAGCAGATAGCACAGGTTGTGGATATAACTGACAGAATTGAAGCTGAAAAAAAGCTTGCGCAAACCCAGGCAAGGCTAACTGCTGTACTGAATAATCTGCCAAATGTAACAATTTATGAATACGGGGATAATGTAAACTTTGTATCAGAAAATATAATGGATATCCTTGGTTACCCTGCTGAAAAATTTATGGAAAATGATTCATTATTCAGTGAATTAATGCTTGAAGATGATATTGTTGCATACGATAATAAAGTAGCAGAATGGAAGAAACTGGGAGCTGCAGGTGTTGTTAGCAACGAAATTAGGGTCCGGAATAAAAATAACGAAGTAGTTTGGCTGGAAGATCACATGTTTGAAGTAAGACCGGTAAGCGGTAAACCTTATTATTCCGGTATCATGATAGATATTACAGAGCAGAAAAAAACACAGCTGAAAATGCTTGAAACAGAGACTAAGCTTTCAGCTATTCTTAAGAACCTTCCAAAAGTGGTAATTTATCAATCAGGACTTGGTAAAGATTTTATATCTGATAATATTTGGGATATGATAGGCTATTCGCCGGCTGAAGTACTGGAAAACAAATATTTCTTCGGAAGTATAATGTACGAAGAAGACCTGCCTGCTGTAAAAAAAGCACTAAGCAACTGGCATAAAAACCACGATGACGGAATTCTGAACATGGAATTCAGGGTAAAAAAGAAAAACGGTGAATTTATTTGGATAGAAGATCATATGTTCAGGGTCAAAGTGAATGAAAAAGAATCATATTTATCAGGAATTCTTATCGATATTACCGAAAGGAAGATCGCAGAACAAAACATAAGCCGTTCATTAAAAGAAAAAGAACTGCTATTAAAGGAGATCCACCACAGAGTAAAAAATAACCTTCAGGTTGTTTCAAGCCTGCTTAAGCTGCAATCCAGTTACGTTAAAGATGAAAGATCTTTGGATCTGCTTGTAGACAGCCAGAACAGGATACGCTCAATGGCATTGGTGCATCAAAAATTATACCAGTCAAAAGATTTTTCCGAGGTTGATTTTTCAGAGTATTTAAAACAGCTTACTGAACATTTATTCCATGTATTTAAATCAAGGCAGGGGGATATCGGGGTAGTAATTGACGCTGTTGATATAAACCTAAGCATAGATCTTGCTATTCCGTGCGGTTTAATTCTTAATGAGCTGATATCAAATTCGCTTAAATACGCATTCCCGGGAAATAACAAAGGTAAAATAAATATTTCATTTGGAAAAAATGAAGGGAAATACGAAATTATCCTGAGTGATAACGGTATCGGCTTCCCTAAAGAGCTTGATTACAGAAAAACCAAATCACTAGGCTTGCAGCTTGTTAACACTCTTGTAGGTCAAATAGACGGTACAATTTCTATGGAAAATACTGCAGGTACAACATTCAAAATAACGTTTTAG
- a CDS encoding energy transducer TonB, with amino-acid sequence MYDTITLINNDKYGAPELKKLHQGYTLKGFIVAVTIHVALIAAYMLLAYINQSKAKDIPYNPKTPIIITDVDFTPPPVEETEIPPVKEEVVQKVKDLSSLEPQPVKKSDADDVVLKTQDELNNINTTTSRTGDTIIIASNNNIKIDDVKIDDRVKDVVKDPPKDVYGISEVDVAPECINLTQVRSEMNYPELAVETGIQGKVTVKVLVGPDGNVIKLGSLSGPEVFHDEVKDKARQLQFTPGLQSNKPVKVWVNVPFSFKLN; translated from the coding sequence ATGTACGACACAATAACACTCATAAACAACGATAAGTACGGAGCACCGGAGCTTAAAAAGCTCCACCAGGGATATACCCTGAAAGGCTTTATTGTAGCAGTAACAATCCATGTTGCATTGATAGCTGCTTATATGCTGCTGGCTTATATAAATCAATCAAAAGCTAAGGATATCCCATATAATCCTAAAACGCCTATAATTATCACAGATGTTGATTTCACTCCTCCGCCTGTTGAAGAAACGGAAATACCCCCTGTAAAAGAGGAGGTTGTTCAAAAAGTAAAAGACCTTTCTTCGCTGGAGCCGCAGCCGGTAAAGAAATCAGATGCTGATGACGTAGTGTTGAAAACACAGGATGAGCTTAATAATATAAATACAACAACATCAAGAACAGGCGATACTATTATTATAGCTTCAAATAATAATATAAAAATAGATGACGTAAAGATTGATGACAGGGTGAAAGATGTTGTAAAGGATCCGCCAAAAGATGTATATGGCATAAGTGAAGTTGATGTTGCACCGGAATGTATAAACTTAACGCAGGTACGTTCTGAAATGAACTACCCTGAGCTTGCTGTTGAAACAGGAATACAGGGAAAAGTAACTGTAAAAGTTCTTGTCGGACCCGACGGTAATGTAATAAAGCTTGGCAGCTTAAGCGGACCGGAAGTATTCCATGATGAAGTTAAAGATAAAGCAAGACAGCTGCAGTTTACCCCCGGCTTGCAAAGCAATAAACCGGTAAAGGTTTGGGTAAACGTGCCATTTAGCTTCAAACTGAACTAA
- a CDS encoding SdiA-regulated domain-containing protein, with the protein MKSNLFKILAFFTVLAIFSASGCGSKKPPKEKENNKEKSSDIQQKSNDKTSSGKSSLGDYSFSSEEPERISLPSELIEVSGITFTGDNRLFAHGDEDGDIYEIDPATGKLIKNFSIGSFLTVKGDFEDIAFARGKFYLVESKGKIYEFPEGSSGELVKFNTYKTFLTEKNDVEGLCFDNETNSLLLACKGSGGKEYGKDKTVYTFSFDNMELDPAPRFIISGKDIKNNSAEGKFNPSGISKNPISGTFFIIAASGNTILEVSKTGEVLDQADLPEKVHIQAEGIAFKSDGTLYISNEGRGKQAYIIIYKMN; encoded by the coding sequence ATGAAAAGTAATTTATTCAAAATACTGGCCTTTTTTACGGTTTTAGCAATATTTTCAGCATCAGGCTGCGGTTCAAAAAAACCTCCTAAAGAAAAAGAAAATAACAAAGAGAAATCTTCGGATATTCAGCAAAAATCCAATGATAAAACCTCATCAGGTAAAAGCAGCCTGGGTGATTACAGCTTTTCTTCGGAAGAGCCTGAGCGTATAAGTCTTCCCTCTGAGCTGATTGAAGTTTCAGGGATAACTTTTACCGGCGATAACAGGTTATTTGCTCATGGTGATGAAGACGGTGATATTTATGAAATAGACCCTGCAACAGGCAAGCTGATCAAAAATTTTTCAATAGGCAGCTTTTTAACTGTCAAAGGAGATTTTGAAGATATTGCATTTGCCCGTGGAAAATTTTATTTGGTTGAATCAAAGGGTAAAATTTATGAATTTCCTGAAGGAAGCAGTGGTGAGCTGGTAAAGTTCAATACTTACAAAACCTTTCTAACCGAAAAAAACGATGTAGAAGGCCTGTGTTTTGATAATGAAACAAATTCATTGTTATTGGCATGCAAAGGCTCAGGCGGAAAAGAATACGGCAAAGATAAAACAGTATATACATTTTCATTTGATAATATGGAACTGGATCCCGCTCCGCGTTTTATAATTTCAGGTAAAGATATAAAAAATAACAGTGCTGAAGGAAAGTTTAACCCTTCAGGGATCTCGAAAAATCCTATTAGCGGTACTTTTTTTATCATCGCAGCCAGCGGAAATACAATACTTGAAGTCTCAAAAACAGGAGAGGTACTCGATCAGGCAGACCTGCCTGAAAAAGTTCACATTCAGGCTGAAGGAATTGCTTTTAAAAGTGACGGTACACTATATATCAGTAATGAAGGAAGAGGTAAACAGGCTTATATCATAATTTATAAAATGAATTAA